The genomic region CACATCATTTTGTATCACTAATACAGGTCTAACTCCACCTTGCTCCGAGCCAATAACTGGGCTTAAATCGGCATAGAAAATATCTCCTCTTTTAATCAAATCATTCACATCCTGTCAAATTGGCTTCATATTTACAGAGGTCTTTATTATCTTTTTCTAAACCCATCTCAGCAAATGTTAGATTTATACTAGCCATTTCCATATACCCATCTCTAAGTTCTTCTCTGATTTGAACTCTTTTTCTTTCTCTTATATACAGTTTCATGGCCTCTCTGATAAATTCACTCCTATTTTTTTTCTCAATACATATTATGCCATCGATTTCCTTAAGTAAGGTATCGGGTAAACTTATCATAATTCGTTTTGTTTCGGCCATACCAGCACCTCCAGGTTTACATATAATAGCAGACATGTTACCATTTTATAGGTTTATTATATTCATACTTATCTCAGCATATACTAGATTATATATTAGTCTCTTAAGTTATGTCAACCTAAAAAGACTGTCGAGATTTATAAAAAAATGTATTTAACTTTTTTATTTTAGTATGTAGTCTCTTATGTAAACTATTTCATTTGCTTCTTTATAAACCCTTGGAACCCTTTTTGAAATCATACATACAATTTCATAGTTTATAGTTCCCAACATAGAAGCAATTTCATCTATATGAGGTTCGTTTTTGGAACCATCTCCAAATAACAATATCTCATCTCCTGGAGATACCTTTTCTATATTAGTTATATCAAACATACACTGGTCCATACATATTCTTCCCACATTTGGTACTCTTATACCATTAATCGCACCTTCCACCTTATTACTAAGAAGTCTAGTATATCCATCTGCATATCCTATGGGTACTGTTCCTATCTTAGTCTTAGAGTCTGTGACATATATATGACCATAACTAATTCCTGTATTTTCTTCTATTTCCTTCACATGGGATATCTTTGCTTTTAGTGTCATAGCAGGTTTTAGATCTATTCTGGATTTATGTACATCTTCTGAAGGATATAATCCATAAAGAATAATCCCAGCTCTAACCATATCCATATTATATTCAGGTAAATCTATTATGGCTGCACTATTAGACACATGCTTGATGGGAATTTTAATACCTCTCTTTTCTAATTCACTTACCATCCATTGAAATCTTTCAAATTGTATTTTAGTTGTAGTTTTATCTTCATCATCAGCTAATGCAAAATGTGTAAACAATCCTTCTATTTCCAAATTAGGAAGATTACTCATTTTTAGTATTTCATCTGCAGAATCCTCATTAGGCAAATATCCTATTCTGCTCATACCTGTGTCCACTTTCACATGAACCTTAGCTGTCTTTTGAAGTTTAATAGCTTCATCTGAAATAGCTTTAGCTTGTTCATATTTATATACTGCAGAAATTATATTATGTTCCACTAAGGCTTTAGACTGATATTCAGGGGTATATCCCAATATTAAAATAGGAGCTTCTATATTTGAATTTCTTAATTCTATAGCCTCTGATAATGTTGCAACAGCTAATCTATCTGCTCCATTCTTTAAAAATGTATTGGCAACAATTGCGGCTCCATGCCCATATGCATCTGCTTTAACTACCGCAGTAACTAAAGATTCTTTCCTTGTAATCCTTCTCACTTCTTTTATATTATGGGCTAAATTATCTAAATTAATCTCTGCCCAAACAGGTCTAGTTTCTTTTTGTGACATTACACTTCCCCCTCATTCTTTTGTTAGATTGTCAAAAATACATTATTTTAAGTTATCTATTTCAATATCGGGATTATATATAAAATCCTCATAATAAACTTCTACTGTAATTTTATCATTTTTGTCTAAAATTATCATCTTTAAAGGGGAAAAATTTTTTTTATTTATCCAAAGTTCAGCATAATCCCTGTATTTATTACTTCCACCTACTGAAGTCGTCAATACAAAATATTCTATATCGTCTATATTTTTACAATTAATCTGTGAATCTTCTCCAGTAATAAAGTCTTCTAAAAACTTTCCCATATATGTATTATATTCTTCTATCTGTTCAATATTCTTAATAAGAAAATCATTTTTGATTTGAGGGTTGTGTATCCAGGCATTTTCACCATCATTTACAATCTTCTGTTCTATTTTATCATTTTTATTGACAAATTCAATTATGTATTTATTGGGATTTTCATAGAATTCCTTAACTCTATATACCCTTTTATCTTTATTACTTAATGTATGAATATCTCCAACACAGCTATACGATTGCATATTATTCAATTTCTTTTGTAATTCATAGGAAACTTCATCATTAGTTGGCTCTGTACATCCAATTAATAGTAGCGTAAAAATCAACAAACCAACCAATAATCGGTTCAAAAATACACCTCCTTTCAATATTTGAACCCTTTATATATACTTTAATATATCTGATCTAGCTATAATTCCCACTAATTCATATTCATCATTAATTACTGGCACTCTATTTATATTCTTATCTAACATTATATTTACTATGCTCCTAATATCATCACTCTCCTTAACCTTTATAACTGGAGTAGTCATAATATCTTTTACTTTATCAGAGGCCATTTTCCTTAGCTGTCCTTCAAATTTTTTTATGCTTTCCAACATTATGAATCCACCTAATAATGAAATATATGCAGGCATTTTTATATCTTTATCTTTGAACATTAGATCAGCCTCTGTTACAATACCTACCACCTTATTTTTCTCATCTACTACTGGTACGCCACTTATTTCTTGTTGCAATAAAATTTTTGTCACCTTTTCTGCAGTATCATTGGGGTTTACCGTTACAACTTCTTTTGTCATTATATCTTTAGCATTCAAAGAAAACACCTCCTTAATTTTTCATAACAGACATTATCGCATAGGGAATATAATTAATTATGTCCCCAGCAATAATGCCATATTCTCCCTTATCATATGCTGCCATATCTCCAGATAGACCATGAATATATGCGCCAAAACAAGCTGATTCAAATGCTGGTATGCCTTGACCTATAAAACTAGTTATAACGCCAGTAAGCACATCTCCACTTCCTGCAGTAGCCATACCTGGGTTTCCTGTTGTATTTACAATATACTTATCTTTATAGCTTACAATAGTATTATTACCCTTTAAAACCACGATTACATCATATTTTTTAGATATTTTTTTTGTCCAATACAATCTATCTTTCTGTATAGCTGATATATCCACATCGGCCAGTCTAGACATCTCACCTGGATGTGGAGTTATTATAGTAGTTCCTTTTCTATCTTTTAGTATATCCATATCTTCAGCTACACAATTTAATCCATCGGCATCTAATACTATGGGCGTATCTATAGACAATAATATATCCTTAACTATTGCCTTTATATCTATATCTATATTCAACCCTGGTCCCAATCCAATAGCATCCGACTGCTTAACAGAATTTTTCAAATACTCCAATGATTTTAATACAAATCTACCCTTTCCATAGTCTTCAATGGGCACTGTCATTACCTCTGTAGTTTTTATTTCCATTATAGTGTTAAGACTTTTAGGTATTACAGAGCGAACAATACCACTTCCCGTCCTCAATGCAGCTGTGGATGCCAAATAATTAGCCCCTGTCATGCCTATACTTCCTCCTATTATAGCTACATTTCCAAAACTACCTTTATGACTGGAAACATCTCTATTTGGAAGCATAATACTTGTTCTTATATCTTTTATAATATGTTCTTTTTCATCTATTTCTTCTTCACATATAGCAAATGCCAATGCATATTTATCTATATGAGTTATGGACAGATGTATCTGTGAAATGTACAACTCCTTAGCCATAATTAATGCATTATTATGTAGATTCACAATAGGTGTTCCTTCTTTTTTATGGCTAATTTCAATGTCATGCCATGAAAACCCCTTTATACCAGTACCTATAGCCTTACTAACAGCTTCCTTTGCAGCAAACATACCTGCTATAGTTTTTGTATTATCATTTTTCTGATGTATATATTTCTGCTCTTTTACTGTAAATATTTTCTGTAAAAACCTATCTCCTTTTTTCAATGCATTTTCTATTCTATTTACTTCTATTATATCTATTCCATTCCCCTTAATCATTATGCATCTCTCCAAATTTTCAAAGCATTTTTTTGTCTAATTTTTCCATCTCATCTGGTCCTATTATACCATGAATAAACCTATATATCATATTTATTCTCTCTTCATAATCATTTTTTTCATCAATCAACACCTTAAGCCTATTTCTCAACTGTTCTACTTCTTCATTAGCCTCCTCTAGTTTTCTACCATCTTCTTTGAGTATTTTATAGCCTTGCTTTATTGTCGCCTCCAACAGTTCAAAATTAGTTTGTCTTATTTCATTAGGAAGGGTTTCCGACTTAAAGGTAAGTTCTTCTATTTTTTCATTTATTTCTATCAGTCTTTGTTGACTTTCATCTAGATTAATTACCGCATTTTCATCATGTTTATTATTAATCCTATGAGAATAATTCAATATGGATGCCATTACTTTTCCCTTTTCTTTCTTTAATTTAGACAAACTCCTATTAGTTTCCTTCATTTCTTTTGTTAATTCCTTTAACTGTTCGCTATATGCACTTATACTCCTGTCCTTAACATCTTTAAATAGTTTTTTCCAAATTTCATCATTTATGAGCAAAGGTACATTGTTTTTCATAATATTATTATAGTCTATATCTATATCTTTAGAAAACATCACTTTTCCCCTTTCCTTAGTTCTTAGTTCTTAGTTCTTAGGTCTTAGGTCT from Clostridiisalibacter paucivorans DSM 22131 harbors:
- a CDS encoding CBS domain-containing protein; the protein is MNAKDIMTKEVVTVNPNDTAEKVTKILLQQEISGVPVVDEKNKVVGIVTEADLMFKDKDIKMPAYISLLGGFIMLESIKKFEGQLRKMASDKVKDIMTTPVIKVKESDDIRSIVNIMLDKNINRVPVINDEYELVGIIARSDILKYI
- a CDS encoding NAD(P)H-hydrate dehydratase encodes the protein MIKGNGIDIIEVNRIENALKKGDRFLQKIFTVKEQKYIHQKNDNTKTIAGMFAAKEAVSKAIGTGIKGFSWHDIEISHKKEGTPIVNLHNNALIMAKELYISQIHLSITHIDKYALAFAICEEEIDEKEHIIKDIRTSIMLPNRDVSSHKGSFGNVAIIGGSIGMTGANYLASTAALRTGSGIVRSVIPKSLNTIMEIKTTEVMTVPIEDYGKGRFVLKSLEYLKNSVKQSDAIGLGPGLNIDIDIKAIVKDILLSIDTPIVLDADGLNCVAEDMDILKDRKGTTIITPHPGEMSRLADVDISAIQKDRLYWTKKISKKYDVIVVLKGNNTIVSYKDKYIVNTTGNPGMATAGSGDVLTGVITSFIGQGIPAFESACFGAYIHGLSGDMAAYDKGEYGIIAGDIINYIPYAIMSVMKN
- a CDS encoding CopG family ribbon-helix-helix protein, whose amino-acid sequence is MAETKRIMISLPDTLLKEIDGIICIEKKNRSEFIREAMKLYIRERKRVQIREELRDGYMEMASINLTFAEMGLEKDNKDLCKYEANLTGCE
- a CDS encoding outer membrane lipoprotein carrier protein LolA; the encoded protein is MNRLLVGLLIFTLLLIGCTEPTNDEVSYELQKKLNNMQSYSCVGDIHTLSNKDKRVYRVKEFYENPNKYIIEFVNKNDKIEQKIVNDGENAWIHNPQIKNDFLIKNIEQIEEYNTYMGKFLEDFITGEDSQINCKNIDDIEYFVLTTSVGGSNKYRDYAELWINKKNFSPLKMIILDKNDKITVEVYYEDFIYNPDIEIDNLK
- the alr gene encoding alanine racemase; this translates as MSQKETRPVWAEINLDNLAHNIKEVRRITRKESLVTAVVKADAYGHGAAIVANTFLKNGADRLAVATLSEAIELRNSNIEAPILILGYTPEYQSKALVEHNIISAVYKYEQAKAISDEAIKLQKTAKVHVKVDTGMSRIGYLPNEDSADEILKMSNLPNLEIEGLFTHFALADDEDKTTTKIQFERFQWMVSELEKRGIKIPIKHVSNSAAIIDLPEYNMDMVRAGIILYGLYPSEDVHKSRIDLKPAMTLKAKISHVKEIEENTGISYGHIYVTDSKTKIGTVPIGYADGYTRLLSNKVEGAINGIRVPNVGRICMDQCMFDITNIEKVSPGDEILLFGDGSKNEPHIDEIASMLGTINYEIVCMISKRVPRVYKEANEIVYIRDYILK